CAAGTACTTTTCCAGTGCTTCCTTTTCTTTTTTATCCGCTTTTTGGGTCATTCGATTCTCATTACTGATTCATTAATTGTTTTTTGAGTTCGCTCATCCCCTCTTCGCCTTTCTTCCGGATATGCGTCCATCCGTCAAAAGAGTAGAGCTCGGGCGTGGAGGGATCTACGATGAATTTGGGTATCCCCTTCCGGGTGTAGCTTACCAGCGATGCCGCCGGATAAACTGATAAGGATGTTCCAATCACGATGAAGATATCTGCTTTTCCAACAATTTTAGCGGCCGTTTCCATCATGGGTACCGGCTCACCGAACCAGACGACATTGGGACGAAGCTGAGAACCGTCTGGAGCTTTATCACCCGGATTGATTGGGTTGCTGCCAATATCAACAATGATACTCTCATCTTTTTCACTGCGTGCCTGTTTCAGCATACCGTG
Above is a genomic segment from Rhodohalobacter mucosus containing:
- a CDS encoding SIR2 family NAD-dependent protein deacylase, with product MSNVVVLSGAGVSAESGLATFRDSGGLWEGYDVQEVASIRGWNLNKEKVLDFYNMRRKQAAGVRPNKAHKAIAELESKFDVTVVTQNVDDLHEKAGSSSVVHLHGMLKQARSEKDESIIVDIGSNPINPGDKAPDGSQLRPNVVWFGEPVPMMETAAKIVGKADIFIVIGTSLSVYPAASLVSYTRKGIPKFIVDPSTPELYSFDGWTHIRKKGEEGMSELKKQLMNQ